A segment of the Coffea arabica cultivar ET-39 chromosome 8c, Coffea Arabica ET-39 HiFi, whole genome shotgun sequence genome:
GCAAATAaacagtttgtttggatagtgtattatttgaaatattatttggaataattactatagcactttttgtgatatgatgtatgtgagataaaaatgtgattgagaatataaaaagatagattgagaaatgtgtttgtgatgcaaataaaatattatttaaaataattttggtatccaaacactactactactactgtaAGACTGCTGCGTACCGAGTGACGTGCTAGGGTGCATAGAAACCATATAATATAGGATATGTGACACTAGTCTGAGTCGAGTAAGTGATAGATAGATACATTGAACCCCACTGTCAGACTGACACATAATATTAAAGTGTCCCCTTCAAAGAGCTCCAATTCTTTCAACTCATTCGAAAGCAGACACAAAATTGCACCAACTCCGCCCCTTCTGATTTTCTCCCTATTCTGAGCTCTTCTCTTCTGCCACCCCAACCTCCACAGTCCACATATATATCCCCAACAATGCAATAACACACAAGCAGCAACTCCTCACTTATCTCTCGCTATTTGCtgctttctctctccctctctctctctcacacacgcACTAACACTCTCTGCAGTATCAAACCAGATGCCAGTAAGATGCATGATCTCAGCTTTCACAGTTTTATGCAAACAGACTTAGCCAGAGCCCTTAAAAGCCCTGAAATTTACTCTCCCCCTTGACCTCTTCTCTGAAACTACCTGCTCCAAAACCACATCTCACTACTACCATCTCCCGAACTCCTCAAAAACACACACCAGTACAAGACAAAAACACCCAAAAACACATACTAAACGTTattcaaaacatttttttttaaaagctgTTTTTAAAATTCCAAGACCAACCCAGTTAAGAACACATGCATTCATGAAAAGGGTCTGCAAAAGCCATTCAAAAACTGGGGCGCGGCTGGAGGAATTTCAGGGGAAAACtctaaagaagaaaataaaaagaccATCTTGTTCGATTTTTTTCGCAACATGGGTTGTCTTATATCTCAGCTGGCAGCAAAATTTGCATTCTTTCCTCCTTCTCCGGCGACTTATCAGGTGAAGAAGAGAGATGATGGGAAGTTGGTGGCCGTATCTACGACGTCGTCTATGCCCATTTCCGGTGCACCTGATGATCCTAGTCTAGATGTGTTGTTGCTTGAcaccaaaagaggaaacaaaattgTAGCTTTTTATTTAAAGAACCCATATGCTAGGCTCACTGTTTTATACTCTCATGGCAATGCAGCTGATCTGGGCCAGCTCTATGACCTCTTTATCCAACTTAAAGCTAATCTCAGAGTCAACCTCATGGGGTATCcccattttttcctttcttcttttcaaattttctgcATTCTCTTTTTgttgttcataaaaatattttttgtgcTTTTCCTATTGATAATCTATATATATTTGGTACACAAACTTCTGGGCTTTGTTTGTTCATCTGgtacatttttttccttttttattattAGTTTTAGCAAATGGGTTCTTTTTTTGGAGCTCATTAATGACTGAAAATCTTGGAGGTGGATATATTGAATATATGTTATGCTGTGTTTCTAGGATATGGGATGTCTTTACATTTAATATTCATGGTTTTGGTAAAGGTCACTTTTTAGGCCTTTTTCTCTTGCACGATTTAATCGCTTTTGgcatttctctttctctttatttttacccttttttgggAGAGGTGGGGGGCGGGGCGGTGGTGGTGTTTGTTTCTAGATGGGTTAGAACTAATTTCTTTCTGTCAAATGTTAAATGTCTTTGTAAAGTTTTcgccttttcttgttttctatgGGGAAAGTTTGCATTTTTGTCTGGCCTTTACTCGGCCAAGACTGTGAAACGGATTTGTTTTGTTGATGAATCGCTACGGTAGCAAAGCCTTGACTCAGATCTTCTGTTTCACTCGGTTGAGTTGTTCCAGTTTTAAcaagttaaaaaaagaaaaagaaaaaagaggatcCCTGTtaccgttttttttttttttcacagacTTGAAATCAAGTGTCCAAGTTGATGCTTTTCCCTGATAGTTTTTCTCCACAAGGTTGTTGAATGgattatttgcttttgttttttacAATAAAATATGCTGCATTGAAGTGAGGTAGGGCTGTATTATGGTTTTCTTGTTGTTACATGGTGCACATCCCTTTccacttttacttgtttttcatttttcttgtccTTTGTGAGTAAAAGTGAATCTGGGAATACTGGTGACTTTCTCCGAATGAAAtgtgaaagtgaaaaaggaGAATTTAACTGCTGGGTTGTGATAGAGACATTGTGAATTGTGATCTCTTTGGGGATTGTGCTTTTGGGCAGTGAGActtatcttttacttttatGTTAACAAATTGCGCTTGTTTTGTCCATATGCTTCCTACTGTCATGTCAGGTATAATGGGGTTTTTTGGAGTTAGAGTGATGCTACCTTGGAAAAGCTTTCAGTGTCCTCTCTGTGTTGTTTGCAGAATCTGTGGCTTAATagtagttttggttttgtttgtaCATCATGAATTTGAAGGATAAAGTAGTTAAACTGGTTTTCTACTGTCATAGACTCTTTTCAGTTAGGCTAAACATAGCTTTCTGATTGTGGATGTAACCATTGACCTTGATTCATAATTGAAGATTATTGTCAAtaatttacttatttttgtAGATATTTGTTTGTCTTGCGATTAATTGGATTCGTAATTTCTTATGCAGATATGATTATTCTGGCTATGGAGCTTCTACCGGCAAGGTCAGTTGAACTTACCATCATCCATCTATATCTGCTGTCTTGGCCTTGTCAAAAAATAAGGATCATAATGTGCAATTATGACCCATTTCtgttcatggtcaaaaatgagtCCGGGAACAGAGAATATGAGGAATATAACAATTAAAATATCGAGGTGGGGACAGGAGGTTGTTTGATATACGTACAACTTTTGGAATGGTATGGCAGCTTACAAAATGAAATAGCTAATGACTACGGTCATTTCCTGTCACATGAAAGGGGGAGAGGACGTGATATTAGGTGCATATGTGTAGTGTTTGCATAATGAGCTTGGAAATTTATGCAAAacaatgagtgtgtttggataggagattatttggaatagTATTTTGATAAAACACTGTAGCACTTTCTGTGATGTGATGCATGTGAGATAAAAGAGCGGTTGGAAAGATAAAAGGATAGTTGAAAGATGTGTTCGTGATgcaatcaaatttttttttttttgcaaataaagCTCTATCCAAAAAATGTTAGCCAAATATAGCATGCTTAGTTAATGGCAGTAGATAAGTTGCTGATGTACATTTTAGCTTGtatgaaattctttttttttttagcagtcTCTTTGTGTCATATTTGATGCGTCTGAAGTCCCCAATGAGGTGTCTTCATGCATATCTTAGACTACAAGGTTACTGAGACTCTCTCTTAAGCCTTTGTCTCCATCCGATCGTTATCCCTTTTCTATTTTGCCTCTAATCTTTATTTTGCCTCTAATCTTTATACTTCACTGCAACGCATGTTGACTTGGTGCTACGTAACCAATGTATCTGTGTCTGAATAAGTTTTGAGTAAATAAAAGTCGTTAAGATTGAAGATTTTGGCCTTAAAAGCTCTTTAATTTGTTCGTGTTCAGTGACAGCAGAGGAGTAACTCTTACTCATTATGAATCCTCAATCCAAAATTTACATTCCCAGTTGAAAATGATTCTCATCTACGGGCCAAACCTGTAACAGaatttattttttcacttttaagGCTGGAAAGAGTAGTTCAACATTAAAAATCCACAAGGCAAGTTTGGGTCAAGCACCTTTGACTTGTCCCTGCAGATATAGATACTTAAGTGTAAAGCGTATGCAATCTGGCTGTGCAACAGAGATAAAACTCTTGACATTGGATGTCAATCAGGGAACCAGTTTGTGGTGAACCTCATAAGAGACAAGTTATACAGTTTAACATTTTGTTCTGGGCTGGTAAAATATCACTTGATACTGACCTGGTTTGTTTTCCAGGCTCTAGTTTAGCATGTGCAGGCTCTGtcatattatttttttgatGTCTAAAATACTTTATTTCTGTTTATGTGACAGCCAAGTGAATTTGATACTTATGCTGACATAGAAGCAGTATACGACTGCCTGGAAACTGAATATGGGGTTAGCCAGGAAGACTTAATTTTATATGGACAATCTGTTGGAAGTGGACCAACATTGCACTTGGCAGCTAAACTTCCCAGGTTGAGGGGTGTAGTTCTGCACAGTGCGATTCTTTCTGGTCTTCGTGTGCTCTGTCACGTGAAGTTCACGCTATGTTTTGACATTTACAGGGTAAGTAGCTATATGCTCTCCAGTCAGTACAAGAGATGAAACAAGAGGATATTCATTGATTCTGCTTATGTAGTCTATCTGTATAGTTAATTGAAACCTTTGATGTTAGACTCTGTGTTAGTTGATAATGTGGTTCAAGAATTTAACGTAAATCATCTTAGCATGTTTCAACAATCTATTTTGACCTTGAAACCTTTGATGTTAGACTCTATGTTAGTTGATATTGTGGTTCAAGAATTTAATGTAAATCATCTTAGCAAGTTTCAACAATCTATTTTGACCCATCCACTTTGAAGTTCAGCTGCTACAAGATACTGATCATTAGTTACAATATTTTTAGCAGATCTTGATGCATTTCTTTGTTGTCCGATCAAACCATCTGTGATCTAACAAATAAATGGTATGATGTTCTCATGGTAGATTCCCTGCAGTTCTTGTTTGTGAGCTAGAAATTCATTGATTTGGCTTCTTGTTCTGACTTAATTAAATGCATTGTCCCAAATTAATCAAGTGCAATTGGACTGAAAAGGGTTTGCAAAACAATCTCAAAACTAGGAGCAGACCTTTGAGCAAAACAATTATTGTATGCAATCATGGTGGCTTGATTTTTGCTTGAAAACTGTTTTCAACAAAATGTGTTCATGTGAAGATGATGATAATACCCTTCATTGTGTTAATCCTACTAAGTATTTGTGCTTCTGTAGGAATTGAAGCTTCTCAATTTGGCACAGTATGATGCCATCAAAGTTGAGGAAATATACTGCAATTTTGTGGATATTTTGGTTGCGAGAATCTTTTTTAAACTATTGAAATGTTATCGTTGAGATAGAAGCTATACTTTGTTAATTCAAGTCCAGTATGACCATGCATTTCTTGCCTGAATAAATCAAGACTTGTGGCTTGTGCTTTTACGCAAAATATAGCAGGAAATCCAATTTTTGCTGCTTAAATTCATTGTTGTTCTTTCAATGTGCAGAATGTAAATAAAATTCGGAAGGTGAAGTGCCCTGTGCTTGTTATTCATGTAAGTATTCTtcatatttgattttattttaatcttttatttttctccGTGATTTTGAAGTTATACTCACCCAGAGTGTGTAGTGATGAGCATTCAGACCAACAACTCTTATTCTTGCTGAGTGGATATAAAACTTGCTTCTTCTTTATGATtgggtttcctttttttttttttttgctgcatATTCTTGTCTAAAAGTCATTCCAGAGGAATATTTTATAAATGTAGGGTCTAAAAATATGCCACACTAGTCAGTGATCATGGACTTCATGGACTGAACTCCTGTACCCAGTAATAGGACATATACAAGAAATTTTACTAATAAGTATAAGTAGGAAGGATTCAATTGACTGCGAGTATTGGAATTGACTGATGACTGctcaagccaaaatcatattCCTCAATCAGAAGATGTTTGTGTTTTTGCTTTGCAGGTAGAAATTTAAATAACAACTACAGTTTGAgataaagttttcaaaagagtAAACAATTATTGTAACTAGCAGGATGTTGTGTTGGTTCTCAAGTAGTTGGAAGTTTTCATATGTTTTTATGTAAACTGATGGGCACAGCATGCTTTTACTACTGCCCCTTTTTCTATTTTCTGTTTGTCTGCCTTTGTAAGCATTGGGGGTTCTATAAATGTTCTTTTGGTTTGTTGGATTGATTGGACTCATTATGAGCTTTTAATCGCTATATTGACTAATATTAGGGAGTGGAAGAACATTAATTTAGTATGCCACTAAACTCAAGTAGATGAAATGACTTAATCTATGCAAATACTGCATTCTAGTTATTCATGGACAGACAATGACTAAGCTTCTCTTGCTTAATCTGATGCTCCTGAAAGCAGGAAACAAATAGAGTAAAGAAAGATAAGGTTTGATCAAGGAATCATGTCCAGTGCTCCGGAGGGGGCTAGATTTATGCTTGAAAATTATGTAGTCAGCATCAGAGCTATTAAAGATTTGTTTGTGTTTGTTGTTAATGATCAACTTCGTATAATCAAACGTCATCTTATGTCACTACATTTAACTTGATATATTATGGATGTTTGCTGCCTGATAACTCTGGCTCTTTTTATATCCTAACTTAATAAAAGATGGATTAGGGAATAATATATGCTGTAAATTATGTTGCATGAATGTGAGTTCTTGCCATACCTTAAGGTAATGTCAGCTTTAAAAGTTAATTTTCTTGGTAAGAGAAGGATTTAACCATAGGGCTAAGTTGTCTTTGGTGTACTGGAGAACAGTTCCAGTGAAGTCTTTTGGTTGGTCTTTTCGAAAACGAGCTTTTTATTATTAAAGCTGTTCCTTATGCTAGCGTTTTACAGGGTACTGAAGATGATGTAGTGAACTGGCTACATGGCAGTGGACTATGGAAAATGGCTAGGGACCCATATGAACCCTTGTGGATTAAAGGTGGTGGGCACTGCAACCTGG
Coding sequences within it:
- the LOC113705292 gene encoding uncharacterized protein, with translation MGCLISQLAAKFAFFPPSPATYQVKKRDDGKLVAVSTTSSMPISGAPDDPSLDVLLLDTKRGNKIVAFYLKNPYARLTVLYSHGNAADLGQLYDLFIQLKANLRVNLMGYDYSGYGASTGKPSEFDTYADIEAVYDCLETEYGVSQEDLILYGQSVGSGPTLHLAAKLPRLRGVVLHSAILSGLRVLCHVKFTLCFDIYRNVNKIRKVKCPVLVIHGTEDDVVNWLHGSGLWKMARDPYEPLWIKGGGHCNLELYPDYIRHLCKFVQEMENMTTEIRLEKIRQTLRLNKRSNSAARNSATKCCKLKCKRSSCFSCSKPNCNSCCWWPKCSACQPKCPEWRPRCLECIKPGCMKCSFWCTKCSCSWPKCSCSCTSSCC